Proteins from one Microbacterium hatanonis genomic window:
- the mnhG gene encoding monovalent cation/H(+) antiporter subunit G codes for MILATAPIEVTASPLDAVLDTVALVLILVGALLCLTAAIGLLRFRDVPTRLHAATKPQVLGLIVICIAIALSLRSWAVLAFIIPIVLIQLATAPLSAHMVGRQAYRNGTLDRAALYTDELRASKETPPAAGG; via the coding sequence ATGATCCTCGCGACCGCCCCCATCGAAGTCACGGCTTCTCCGCTCGACGCGGTGCTCGATACCGTCGCCCTCGTGCTGATCCTCGTCGGCGCACTGCTGTGCCTCACCGCCGCCATCGGCCTGCTGCGCTTCCGCGACGTGCCCACCCGGCTGCACGCCGCCACCAAGCCGCAGGTGCTCGGCCTCATCGTGATCTGCATCGCGATCGCGCTGTCGCTGCGCTCGTGGGCGGTGCTCGCCTTCATCATCCCGATCGTGCTGATCCAGCTCGCGACCGCGCCGCTCTCGGCGCACATGGTCGGCCGACAGGCCTACCGCAACGGCACGCTCGACCGCGCCGCGCTGTACACCGACGAGCTGCGCGCCTCG